The following coding sequences lie in one Treponema socranskii subsp. buccale genomic window:
- the relB gene encoding type II toxin-antitoxin system RelB family antitoxin, whose amino-acid sequence MALTVTATFRTKPELKSRIELLAKATRRSTSFYYNLLLEDYLDDLEDIYLSEQILADIRSGKQKTIPAEEVFAEAGL is encoded by the coding sequence ATGGCATTGACGGTAACCGCAACATTCCGAACGAAACCGGAACTTAAAAGCCGGATTGAACTTCTCGCAAAAGCAACTCGTCGATCGACAAGTTTCTATTATAATTTGCTTTTGGAAGATTATCTTGACGACTTAGAGGATATTTATCTTTCAGAACAAATCCTTGCCGACATCAGAAGCGGGAAACAAAAGACTATTCCGGCAGAAGAAGTTTTTGCTGAGGCAGGATTATGA
- a CDS encoding type II toxin-antitoxin system RelE family toxin: MTVVFAEKAKKEFLKLDKPVQKQIQIFIVKLQNMEDPRVSGKALGGNLAGMWRYRVGDYRLVCEIENDKILINNLFFAKPL, translated from the coding sequence ATGACAGTCGTATTTGCTGAAAAGGCAAAAAAAGAATTCTTGAAACTTGATAAGCCTGTTCAGAAGCAAATACAAATTTTCATTGTTAAGCTGCAAAATATGGAAGACCCGCGAGTCAGCGGAAAAGCTCTTGGCGGAAATCTTGCCGGAATGTGGCGTTATCGAGTGGGCGATTATAGACTTGTGTGCGAGATTGAGAACGATAAAATTCTTATAAATAATTTATTTTTCGCAAAACCGCTGTAG